One Saccharomyces kudriavzevii IFO 1802 strain IFO1802 genome assembly, chromosome: 4 genomic region harbors:
- the SKDI04G0010 gene encoding SRP1/TIP1 family protein translates to MVKLTSIAAGVAALAAGASATTTLAQSDERVNLVELGVYVSDIRAHLAQYYLFQAAHPTETYPVEVAQAVFNYGDFTTMLTGIAPAQVTRMITGVPWYSTRLRPAISKALSKDGIYTIAK, encoded by the coding sequence atggtcaaattaacttcaatcgctgctggtgtcgccgCTCTAGCTGCCGGTGCCtctgccaccaccaccctagctcaatccgacgaaagagtcaacttggttgaattgggtgtctacgtttctgatatcagagctcacttggcccaatactacttgttccaagccgCCCACCCAACTGAAACCTACCCAGTCGAAGTCGCTCAAGCTGTCTTCAACTACGGTGACTTCACCACCATGTTGACCGGTATTGCTCCAGCCCAAGTgaccagaatgatcacCGGTGTTCCATGGTACTCTACCAGATTGAGACCAGCCATCTCCAAAGCTCTATCCAAGGACGGTATTTACACCATCGCTAAATAG
- the SKDI04G0020 gene encoding uncharacterized protein: MAFFHIPLPEYLNTASKTHAGEKNPLIGTYKEGVTAPKYNSEGIATLDRLGVDVISCGHDHCNDYCLRDDSTPNRPWLCYGGGGGEGGYALVHHQ; the protein is encoded by the coding sequence ATGgcattttttcacattCCACTGCCAGAATATTTGAATACTGCATCAAAAACACATGCTGGAGAGAAGAATCCCCTGATTGGAACTTATAAAGAGGGTGTCACAGCACCTAAATACAACTCTGAAGGAATAGCCACGCTGGACAGGCTGGGTGTTGATGTTATCAGCTGTGGACATGATCATTGTAACGATTATTGTCTTCGAGATGACTCTACACCAAACCGACCTTGGTTATGCTATGGTGGTGGAGGTGGAGAAGGCGGTTATGCTTTGGTACATCATCAGTGA